Below is a genomic region from Acidimicrobiia bacterium.
GACGAACCGTCATCCGGCCCCGGCGAGTCCTCTGCTATCGACACTGGTGAGTAGCGGACACTTCGGGTTGCGGAGAACCTGACTAGGGGGGCCGCCTCATCTGAGGCGGCCCCCTCAGCGTCTATCTTCACACGCGTTGTGCGCCGGCCGGGGAGTTCACTGTTCACGACTCGAAGATCACCGATGTAGACAATCTCTGGAACGCAGCGGGTTGAGTCCGGCGGAGTAGCTGAAGCCCAGGCCCATCGGCTTCGAAAGACCTGCCACCCCGCCGCCAGGCGGCACGTTCTGGGATGATGACGGCACCACCCATGAAGGGATGATCGAAGCCATCGCCGCCGTCGGGGTCACGGCAGGTGTGATGCGGCCCAACCCGGCCGGTATTGCCCGTCGGCGGCGGTGACGAGGGGTCAGATGGCGTCGTTCATCGCCCGGGCGTTCGGACTACCCCCGGCCGCTGCCGACTACTTCTCAGACGACCGCGGATCGGTGCACGAGGACAACATCAACCGCCTGTACGAGGCCGGCGTGACGGCAGGGTTCCCGGATGGCACCTACCGCCCGGCCGCAACGGTCACTCGGGCTCAGATGGGCTCGTTTCTGGCACGTGCGATTCCGCTCGCTCCGATCCCCGGCGATGTTTTCACCGACGTCGACGGAGTGCATGAGGCCAACATCAACGCCATCGCGGCGGCCGGCATAACGCTCGGCTGCAACCCCGACGGCACGTTGTATTGCCCTACGGATCCTGTCCGGCGCGACCAGATGGCGTCATTTCTCGGACGGGCGTTGGGGTTCACTCCGGTCGCGGTCGCACCGTTTCAGCTCGGCGTCGAGATCGTTGCGTCCGGCTTCGACGCTCCCACCTTCGTCACCTCGCCGCCCGGCGATTCGAGATTGTTCGTGACGGAACTGAGCGGACGAATCTGGATCATTGATGGGGGAGTGAAGCCGGCCGAGCCGTTCCTCGATCTTCGATCGATAGTGGAATCGGGAGGGGAGCAGGGACTCCTCGGCCTCGCCTTCCACCCCGACTTTGCCACCAACGGCTACTTCTATGTCGATTACACCGACACCGCCGGGGACAGTCGCCTCGTTCGATACCAGATCAGCGCCGATCCCAAGCTGGCGGCGCCCGGCACCCGACTTGAACTCCTGCGGGTCGAGCAACCGGCCACCAACCACAACGGCGGCATGCTGGCTTTCGGGCCCGACGGATTTCTCTACTGGGGTCTCGGGGACGGAGGAGGAGGCGGGGATCCTCATGAAAACGGCCAGGATCCGACGACATTGCTTGGCTCGATCCTCCGTCTCGATGTCGACGGACCGGCCCCCTACGGGGCGCCCGGCAACGCCTGGGGATCTGAGGTCTGGGCAATCGGCCTCCGTAATCCGTGGCGATTCTCGTTCGACAGCCGGACCGGGCTCCTCTACATCGGAGACGTCGGCCAGGGCAGCTGGGAAGAGGTCGACGTCGTAGATCCGGGCGGTTCGGCCATGAATTTCGGTTGGAACGTTCTCGAGGGCAGCCACTGTTACAAACCGGCGGTTGGCTGCTCGGCGACGGGGGCCATCCTGCCCGTCGTCGAGTATCCGCACACCGTCGGGGTCTCGGTGACCGGCGGCTACGTGCACCGGGATGCCGGCCTTCCCTATCTCAACGGCGCCTACCTCTACGGGGATCTGCTCGGCAAAGTGTGGAGCTTCCGGATGGTCGACGGTTCGGTGATGGACGAGCGGGACTGGACGCCCGGCCTGCCGGGTCTCGGCACCATCTGGTCGTTCGGCCACGACGGCGACGGCCGGGTGTATGTCGTGTCGGGCGGCGGGACGATCTACCGCTTGACCGGATAACCGCTCGACTCGCCGGCCGCCACCTGCACGAGTCATCCCGGCCCATCGATCTATCCTCCCTGTGGTGCACACTGAACCTCCAGCATCCACCGGTCCGGCTGGCGCTTTCTGGACGGACATCGACGTTCCGGAACCCGGTGACTGGACGCCGACCCGCACGGTCAGCGTTGTCATCACCTACTACCAGGCACCAGATGCGCTCGACATTACGCTGGCCGCCATCGGGCAGCAGACCTATCCGCAGGCGCTCACCGAGATAGTGATCGTGGACGACGGCTCCGAGCCTCCCCTGGCGGAGGTACGGTTGCCCGGCGACCTGCCGGTGAAGGTGGTCCATCAGGATGATCGGGGTTTCGGCCTGGCGAGAGCGCGTAACACTGGTGCGGCGGCTGCCTCGGGAGACATCGTCGTGTTCCTCGACTGCGACATGGTCCCGGAGCCTTCCTGGCTCGAAGCCCATGCCCGCTGGCACCATCACATTCCTGATGCCCTCAGCCTGGGGTTCCGGCGACATGCCGACTTCGCTGGGATCCAAGCGGCCGCCGTCGAGGAGGCAGCCAGCCGGGGCGACGTTGGGGTGTTATTTGAAGGAAGGCAGCAGGAACGGCCGGAGTGGATCGAGTTCCACATGAGCCGGACCAGAGATCTCACCACAGGCGACGACGACCTGTTTCGGATCGTGACGGGCGGAAATCTCGGAATCCGGGCGGACACGTTGGCGGCGATCGGCGGCTACGACGAATCGTTCACCCAGTGGGGTGCTGAAGACACGGAGTTTGGATACCGGGCGTTCACATTCGGGGCGCAGCTGATACCTGAGCGCCGGGCCCTGTGCTGGCATCAGGGTCTGGGGAACGTCCCGGATTCAGGCGAGGCGGCTTCGCTCGAGGAGCAGCGCGCCAAGATCGCCCACCTGATCGCCGAACCCACTTTTCGCAGATGGACACCGGGCCGGTCGTACCTGGTTCCCTACGCAGTCGTCGAAATCGACGCATCCGGCGCTTCGGCGAAGGAAATCGAACGCTGTGTCGAGGGTGTGCTGGCCAACCGGTTCCACGACCTTGTCGTGCTGCTCTCCGTTCCGGACGATCATCCTGAAGCGACGCTGATTCTCCGTAAGTTCGACGGCGATCCGCGGGTTGTCTCCGCATCCGGCGACACACTCCAGGTTGCGCCGGTCCGAATCGAGCTGCCGGTCGGCGTCGTCATGGGGGACCGCTCCATCGGGCGCATCGTTCAGTTGCTCAAGGGGGTCGGCGAGTTGCACATACCCGTTCCAGGCGTCGGATCTGTGGTGGCCGGGAAGACCAGGGCGCGGCGGTCGGCGGAGCGGTGCGCTGATCCGGGTTTGATCGCCAGGAGATATGGATCGGCAACGGCGTCGTGGCGCGACGTCGGATTGCGAGGTGGCACGACACGTGGACGCTTTTCCAGGTTCGCAACCCGGTTCCGCGACAACAGCGCAGCCGGCAAGGTACTCAGGAGGCTCCGCAGCGTGAGGTCGAAAGAAGACGCCGGCGCCCTCCTGCGTTGGATATCGGCCGGAATCCGGCACCGGCTGACACGCGACAGGTTTGCCGCCGACCGCCGCTCCGTCTCGCACGGTGATGACCGACCTCCAACCACCGAACGATTGGGAGGATGGATCAATGGCTACCGCGTCGTGACGACCGGTGTTTCGATTCTCCCCAACGCGGCCGCCCTTCAAGGCGGGGATCTGCCGCCGGGACGGGTCGATCTCGTGCTGACCGATGAAGAACCCGCCGACCGCCTCACATCATCGGCAGACGAAGCGGGCGCGGCAATCGTGAGGGTTGCCGGTCCGATGATGGTCCCGGCCTTCGATGAACGTCTCGTGAACCCGGTCGGGTTCGGCCCCGTAACCTCTTCGCAGTTCGGCGCGCTCCGCTCCAACGACTCTGCCGTTGGTCGATGGCTGGAGAGATTCGACGGCGACAAGGTGGATCTGGACCGGACACCTGGGTCACCGGACGGCGCCGATCGCCGGGTTCGACGGTTGCGGTTTGTTGCCGATCACCCGGCCATGCATCCGAGTCAGGTCTCACGGGCGGCGTACCTCGCTGCACGCTGCGGGGCAGGAGTCCCGGTCGTGGCGGCGGATCTTGCAGAACTCGACGGCCTGGTCGAGCCCGCGCTGCTGGTGGCGCTCGAGTCGGTTGTCCCCGAGCGCCTGGTAGACCCGGTCTATCGCGAACTCGCCTCTATCGGTCTGCGACGTGCTGCGTTACAAGAGCACTCGCAGTCGGCGACCCTCCGGCGCCTCCTCGCTCTGGCCGGGAGGATTGTCGAACCTCCCCTGGTTTCTGTAGTTCTGGCCACCAACCGGGCGGAGTTCGTTGCCCATTCCCTGGACCAGATCGGTGAGCAGGACTACCCGTGGCTCGAAGTCATCCTGGCGCTCCATGGGGCCGTGAGCGGCGAGGCGGTCGACCGGGCGGGTGAGAGGGTCTCGAAGCTGCTTCAACTCCCGGCCGAGATGCCATTCGGTGAGGTGCTGAACGCGGCCACCGGGGCGGCGACGGGAGACCTCGTCGCCAAGATGGACGATGACGACTGGTACGGATCCCATCACATCACCGATCTCGTTCTTGCTCGGGAATACTCCGGGGCCACCCTCATTGGAAAGGGCGCTGAGTTCGTGTACCTCGCCGGTTCCAACCAGACGATCAGGCGATTCGTTGGCGGGGCCGAGTCGAGCAGCGCCACCCTGGCCGGCGGGTGTCTGCTCCTGCGTCGGACCGACCTCATCGATGTCGGTTCGTGGCGATCCGTCAGGAAGAGCGTCGACCAGGGTCTGATCGAGGACGTGCTGAGAGGCGGTGGATCCATCTACCGCACCCACGGGTTCGAGTACGTGCTCAACCGCCACGGCACCAATCACACATGGGACTCGGGCGATCGGTACTTCTCAGACCAGGCCGAGAACTCCTGGGATGGTCTCCGGTTGGATGTTGCGGGGATCTACCCGGCAGGCTGAGCTTCCGCCCAGACGATTGCCCGGGCGAGGAAACTGGCCATCTGTGCGCGGGTGACGAAGTCATCCGGACAGAATGATCCCTCCGTCGCACAACCGGCAGTGATCCCGGCCGCCGCCAGAGCATCGATCGCCGCCTCGTGCGTCGACCCGTCGTCGTCGGCGAACCCGTCGAGGTCGGTGGCGGGAACTGCGAACGCACGGACCAGGAAGCTCGCCATCTGACCGCGCGTCACGAAGTCGTCCGGACAGAACGATCCATCTGCGCATCCACTCGTTACACCCGCGGCCGCGATTGCATTGATGGCATTCTGAAACGGGCTGTCGTCATCGTCGGTGAACCAGTCCTCCGGACCATCCGGGAGGTCCAGGGCTCGTTGGATGAAGGCGGCCATGTGCTCACGCACAACCGGATCAGACGGGCAGTATTGGCCGGGAGAGCATCCCAGTGTGATCCCTCGCTCGAAGATGAAGATGATGTTGCCCTCATGGGCAGAGCCATCGTCGTCCCAGAACGGCGGGAGGAAGTCGGCGGCGAGCGGGTCTGCGATCGGGGTGGCTGCCATCAGGTGTGGATAAGGGTTCACTTTCGTGCCGTCGGGTTGCTGCAATTCGAAATGGAGGTGTGGACAGTCGCATGCTTCTGCGTTGCCGGAATCACCCACCCATCCGATCAGCTGACCGGCCCGGACACGGGCGCCGGATTCGATGCCGTCGGCAAAGCCGAAACCCAGGCCGTCATCGGTTCTCGGAGTGTCGTTGTTCAGGTGTACATACCAACTGGTCCAGCCGTCGTCATGGTTGAGCGCCATGGAGCAGCAGCCGTCTCCGACCGTATCGTGAATCCACCCGACCGTTCCGTCGGCGGCCGCCACGATCGGGACCATCTTGGTCGACATGATGTCGACTCCTTCGTGGGTCCGATCGCCGGACCTCGGCGCCCCCCACGAATCCGTGTAGGAGTACTCACCGACGACCGGGAAGATCAGTGGATAGGTTGCTTCTTCCTGGGCGGCGACCGGTGCGGTCAGACCCGTGGTGGCCAGCGCAAGCGCGATGATCACAAGCAGGTTCCGTCTCATCCGTTAGCTATCGGGTCGTCGATCAGAAACTTGAACCCGGCTCAGTGCTCGGCACGGTAGAGCAGTGCGGCCATCTGGCCCCGCGCAATCGGTTGGCGCGGGCAGAACTCGGTGATGATGCAGCCCCGGGTGATACCGGACTCGGCCAGGCGGTTGATGTTGTCCTGGTGGGGGCCGCCGTCGTCGGTGAACCAGTCTTTGGTGGCGGGTGGTAGGTCGAGGGCGCGGGCCAGGAAGCTGGCCATCTGTCCACGGGTGACGGATGCGAGCGGACAAAACCCGGTCGCCGAACAGCCGAGGGTGATGCCGCGCGCCGACAGCCAGATGATCTCCGATTCGAACGGGTTGGTGTCGTCGTCGTCGAAGTCGATTCCGGCGACGATCTCGATCGCCGCTTGCTCTGCGATGTCCCCTCCGCGAGCGGTGAGAGCAACGTCGTAGATTCCGGTCGCCGAATAGGTGTGCCCCACATCTCGTCCCGAGCCGATGGTGCCGTCGCCAAAAGCCCAGTCGTATGACGCGATCTCACCAAACCGATCGCACCTACTCGTCGCGCTCAGAGCCACCGTGAACGGGATGCCGCCGAGGGCGGGCATGGCGATAGCAGAGGATCCGAGTGAGGTTGGGGTCGCCCGGACGGCGCGATCTGCATTCAAGCGACCGCCGGAAACGGTTCTGCCGGCCAGAGAGCCGACCGGGTCGGTGCCGGCGAGCAGCACGTTTCGGAGTTCCCCGGGTGTGAGGCATGGGTTGATGGATAGGACCAGGGCCGCGGCACCGCTCACGAAGGGGGCGGCGAATGAGGTGCCATCGCCGAGGAGGTGGTCGTCGACGGGATCAAACCAGAGGGGAACCGTCGAGAGGATTCCTTCACCGGGTGCCCCAAGGTCGACCGAGGTGGATCCGAAGTGCGAGAACGATGAGAGGGTATCTGTGTGGTCCGTTGCCGCCACCGCCACGACGGAGTCGAAAGGGAAGCTGGCCGGGTAGACGGGCGCAATGTCGTTGTCTCTTTCAGGAAGCTCCGGCACATTTCCGGAGGCCGCAACTACCAGCAAACCTGCCTCCCCGGCCAGGCGGACCGCCTCTTCGAGGGCGATGTTTCCAAAGGCACCCGTGGCGCCGAAGGAGAGGTTGGCGACCCGGGCGCCGTTGCTAACCGCGTAGTCCAGTCCGGCGATTGTGTCGGAATCGAAGCACGACGTCGAACAAACCCGCACCGACATCAGGCGGCTGTTGGGAGCGAGGCCGGCCATTCCATATCCATTGACGGCTGCCCCGATGATCCCTGCCACGAACGTACCGTGATAGGAACCGTCGTCAGGATTATTGTCGTCAGGATTATTGTCGTCGGAGACGAAGTCCCACCCCCAGGTATCGTCGACGTAGCCGTTGCCATCATCGTCGATGCCGTTGCCGGGCGTCTCGCCGCCGTTATTCCAGAGTTGAGTGGAAAGATCGGGATGGTTGGCGTCAATCCCGGTATCGAGGACGGCCACGATGGCACCGCGGCCCTCCGTCACCGACCATGCTTCGAGAGCGTCGACGTCGGCGTCGATCATCCCGCCGGATTGACCCGTGTTGAGCAATCCCCATTGATCCACGAAGAGGGGCTCGAGCTCTCCGCCACTCAGCGGTCGTGCGATATTCGGAACCGCCGGGACCCCGAGTTGTCTGGTCAGGCGGGCGGCCTCGCCGGACGGTGATCCCGGTGCCACACTGCGGACGAGGCTCCAACCGAACCCCACCTCCCGGATGACCTCGAGTCCCTCCCGCCTCAGGGCTGCCCGGGTGCCCTTCACCAGAAACTCGTGCTCGACGGCGAGTACTCCATCGTCCGTCGCCCGCGTCGGAACCAGCGCAGGTTCCGACGGTGTCCGCGCAGCCGCAGGGTCGACGGGAACCAGGAGCGACACAGTCAGCAGGACGGTCAGCGCGGCGAGGAGAGAGCGGTAGATCATGGGCGAGGGTCGATGGTACCGCGGTAGCACTGGTATTCTCCTGTCGTTGGTACCGGGGCCGGGCACGATCCAGGAATGAATGCAAAGGGCGGCGGGCTGATTGCAGCATCCGGTCTTGCTCCGAGAGGTACGATCCACAGACCCCCATGCGAACTCGATTCTCACTTCCCGGCCTCCTCACCAGGCGCCGCCTTCTATGGATCGCCGTCCTGGCGATCGGTATCGTGGCGGCCTCACAGGTTCAAGTGCGGGCCGTACCGCCGCCCCCGGTACCATGGTCGGCCGCCCTTTCGTTCGTGTTGCTCGACGGCCCGACGTGGGAATCTGACCGGCTGCCGGCTGAGATCACCACGGCCGGCCTCTCGTGGATGGGGGATGCTCCCGAGGCGGCCTGGGTGCGTGGGAGCGTGGACGGAACCACATGGTCCGACTGGATGTCAATCGACCTGGCCGAAGACCATCAACCCGATCCCGGCACCTCCGAGGCGATTCATCAGCGACCGGCATCGGGTCCCGTCTACCTTGGTCGGGTTTCGTTCGTCCAATACCGGGTCGTCGACGACGATCCCGGCAGGCTCCATGCAGAGGGGGTCGAGACGGCCGGGCGCGGCATGTCGCTGTTCGGCCGGGCTCAGCTGTTCTGGCGCAGCCTTTCCTTCGGAACGGCGGACACAGCCGAAGCGGTAGCGGATCAGCCGACGATCATTCCCCGCTCCGCCTGGGGGGCGGATAGTTGCCTGCCCGACCATCCCGAAGCTCCCGAATACGGCAACCACCTCGAGGTGATGTTCGTGCATCACACGTACCACGCCGGGTCTGCCAGCAACTCGTATACAGAAGCCTCGGTCAAGGACCTCATCTACTCGATCTGCTCCTACCACGTCAACGCCCGGGGCTGGAAAGATATCGGATACAACTTCCTCATCGACAAGTTCGGCAATATCTATGAAGGACGGGCCGGCGGAATCGACGAGGTGGTGTGGGCAGCGCACACCGAAGGCTTCAACTACTACTCGACGGGTGTCGCCTTCATCGGCGACCACAGCACTGTCGCTCCGACCGCCGCCGCCCAGGCGGCGTTCAAAGAGTTGGCGGCCTGGAAACTCGACCTCCACCATGTCGACCCCATCGGAAACGTGCTGATCGAGAGCCTGGGTGGACCCGTCTACGCCGAGGGTGAGATCGCCAACCTCACGCGGATCTCGGGCCACCGTGACGCCGCAATGACCTCCTGCCCCGGTTGGGCCGGCTACTCGCTGCTCGGCGGCCTCAGAAGTGCCATCGATCAGTACGGGGGAGCGAAGATCTACGGCGGCTGGATTCTGAACGACCCTGTACCCGGATTTCCCGAAACGGGCTATGACCCGGTTGCCTTCAATCTTCGATTCACCCGGGCGACTGCGTGGACGCTCGAGATCGCCGACGCCGGCGGAGTAGTTGTGTACTCGACAAGCGGCACGGGAACCACTGCGCAAGTGGAATGGAATACGACTGTTGGAGGTGAGGCAGCACCCACCGGGCGGTATTCCGTGTCGGTGGTCGGGACGGTCGAAGGGGAAACCGACCCGTGGCCCGTCCTGGACTCGTTGCAGCTTGGAGACTTCGTGTTGCCATTTTCCGACGACGAGGACCTGGTTCATGAGGAGAACATCATTGCCATTGCCGGAGCCGGCATCACGATGGGATGCGCAGACCACCTGTATTGTCCGGCTGCCAAAGTGACCAGGGGGCAGATGGCGTCGTTCCTCGCCAGGGCGCTCGACCTTCCTCTGTCTTCATTCGACCATTTCGCCGACGACGACAACTCGGGTCACGAAGGCGCCATCAACGCACTCGCCGACGCCGGTATCACGATGGGATGCCGCGCCGGCCTCTTCTGCCCGGACAATGAGGTTACGCGCGGGCAAATGGCCTCATTTCTCAGCCGTTCGCTGCCGGGATTGGCACCGGCCGCGCAGGACTACTTCGATGACGATGGATCCCACCCCGCCGAATCAGACATCAACGTGATCGCCGAGGCCGGGATCACACGGGGCTGTGGAGAACGAGCGTTCTGCCCGTGGAGTCCCGTGACGCGAGCGCAGATGGCGTCCTTTCT
It encodes:
- a CDS encoding glycosyltransferase, which translates into the protein MHTEPPASTGPAGAFWTDIDVPEPGDWTPTRTVSVVITYYQAPDALDITLAAIGQQTYPQALTEIVIVDDGSEPPLAEVRLPGDLPVKVVHQDDRGFGLARARNTGAAAASGDIVVFLDCDMVPEPSWLEAHARWHHHIPDALSLGFRRHADFAGIQAAAVEEAASRGDVGVLFEGRQQERPEWIEFHMSRTRDLTTGDDDLFRIVTGGNLGIRADTLAAIGGYDESFTQWGAEDTEFGYRAFTFGAQLIPERRALCWHQGLGNVPDSGEAASLEEQRAKIAHLIAEPTFRRWTPGRSYLVPYAVVEIDASGASAKEIERCVEGVLANRFHDLVVLLSVPDDHPEATLILRKFDGDPRVVSASGDTLQVAPVRIELPVGVVMGDRSIGRIVQLLKGVGELHIPVPGVGSVVAGKTRARRSAERCADPGLIARRYGSATASWRDVGLRGGTTRGRFSRFATRFRDNSAAGKVLRRLRSVRSKEDAGALLRWISAGIRHRLTRDRFAADRRSVSHGDDRPPTTERLGGWINGYRVVTTGVSILPNAAALQGGDLPPGRVDLVLTDEEPADRLTSSADEAGAAIVRVAGPMMVPAFDERLVNPVGFGPVTSSQFGALRSNDSAVGRWLERFDGDKVDLDRTPGSPDGADRRVRRLRFVADHPAMHPSQVSRAAYLAARCGAGVPVVAADLAELDGLVEPALLVALESVVPERLVDPVYRELASIGLRRAALQEHSQSATLRRLLALAGRIVEPPLVSVVLATNRAEFVAHSLDQIGEQDYPWLEVILALHGAVSGEAVDRAGERVSKLLQLPAEMPFGEVLNAATGAATGDLVAKMDDDDWYGSHHITDLVLAREYSGATLIGKGAEFVYLAGSNQTIRRFVGGAESSSATLAGGCLLLRRTDLIDVGSWRSVRKSVDQGLIEDVLRGGGSIYRTHGFEYVLNRHGTNHTWDSGDRYFSDQAENSWDGLRLDVAGIYPAG
- a CDS encoding S8 family serine peptidase: MIYRSLLAALTVLLTVSLLVPVDPAAARTPSEPALVPTRATDDGVLAVEHEFLVKGTRAALRREGLEVIREVGFGWSLVRSVAPGSPSGEAARLTRQLGVPAVPNIARPLSGGELEPLFVDQWGLLNTGQSGGMIDADVDALEAWSVTEGRGAIVAVLDTGIDANHPDLSTQLWNNGGETPGNGIDDDGNGYVDDTWGWDFVSDDNNPDDNNPDDGSYHGTFVAGIIGAAVNGYGMAGLAPNSRLMSVRVCSTSCFDSDTIAGLDYAVSNGARVANLSFGATGAFGNIALEEAVRLAGEAGLLVVAASGNVPELPERDNDIAPVYPASFPFDSVVAVAATDHTDTLSSFSHFGSTSVDLGAPGEGILSTVPLWFDPVDDHLLGDGTSFAAPFVSGAAALVLSINPCLTPGELRNVLLAGTDPVGSLAGRTVSGGRLNADRAVRATPTSLGSSAIAMPALGGIPFTVALSATSRCDRFGEIASYDWAFGDGTIGSGRDVGHTYSATGIYDVALTARGGDIAEQAAIEIVAGIDFDDDDTNPFESEIIWLSARGITLGCSATGFCPLASVTRGQMASFLARALDLPPATKDWFTDDGGPHQDNINRLAESGITRGCIITEFCPRQPIARGQMAALLYRAEH
- a CDS encoding M23 family metallopeptidase; amino-acid sequence: MRRNLLVIIALALATTGLTAPVAAQEEATYPLIFPVVGEYSYTDSWGAPRSGDRTHEGVDIMSTKMVPIVAAADGTVGWIHDTVGDGCCSMALNHDDGWTSWYVHLNNDTPRTDDGLGFGFADGIESGARVRAGQLIGWVGDSGNAEACDCPHLHFELQQPDGTKVNPYPHLMAATPIADPLAADFLPPFWDDDGSAHEGNIIFIFERGITLGCSPGQYCPSDPVVREHMAAFIQRALDLPDGPEDWFTDDDDSPFQNAINAIAAAGVTSGCADGSFCPDDFVTRGQMASFLVRAFAVPATDLDGFADDDGSTHEAAIDALAAAGITAGCATEGSFCPDDFVTRAQMASFLARAIVWAEAQPAG
- a CDS encoding S-layer homology domain-containing protein → MRTRFSLPGLLTRRRLLWIAVLAIGIVAASQVQVRAVPPPPVPWSAALSFVLLDGPTWESDRLPAEITTAGLSWMGDAPEAAWVRGSVDGTTWSDWMSIDLAEDHQPDPGTSEAIHQRPASGPVYLGRVSFVQYRVVDDDPGRLHAEGVETAGRGMSLFGRAQLFWRSLSFGTADTAEAVADQPTIIPRSAWGADSCLPDHPEAPEYGNHLEVMFVHHTYHAGSASNSYTEASVKDLIYSICSYHVNARGWKDIGYNFLIDKFGNIYEGRAGGIDEVVWAAHTEGFNYYSTGVAFIGDHSTVAPTAAAQAAFKELAAWKLDLHHVDPIGNVLIESLGGPVYAEGEIANLTRISGHRDAAMTSCPGWAGYSLLGGLRSAIDQYGGAKIYGGWILNDPVPGFPETGYDPVAFNLRFTRATAWTLEIADAGGVVVYSTSGTGTTAQVEWNTTVGGEAAPTGRYSVSVVGTVEGETDPWPVLDSLQLGDFVLPFSDDEDLVHEENIIAIAGAGITMGCADHLYCPAAKVTRGQMASFLARALDLPLSSFDHFADDDNSGHEGAINALADAGITMGCRAGLFCPDNEVTRGQMASFLSRSLPGLAPAAQDYFDDDGSHPAESDINVIAEAGITRGCGERAFCPWSPVTRAQMASFLARAFLGAGS
- a CDS encoding PQQ-dependent sugar dehydrogenase → MASFIARAFGLPPAAADYFSDDRGSVHEDNINRLYEAGVTAGFPDGTYRPAATVTRAQMGSFLARAIPLAPIPGDVFTDVDGVHEANINAIAAAGITLGCNPDGTLYCPTDPVRRDQMASFLGRALGFTPVAVAPFQLGVEIVASGFDAPTFVTSPPGDSRLFVTELSGRIWIIDGGVKPAEPFLDLRSIVESGGEQGLLGLAFHPDFATNGYFYVDYTDTAGDSRLVRYQISADPKLAAPGTRLELLRVEQPATNHNGGMLAFGPDGFLYWGLGDGGGGGDPHENGQDPTTLLGSILRLDVDGPAPYGAPGNAWGSEVWAIGLRNPWRFSFDSRTGLLYIGDVGQGSWEEVDVVDPGGSAMNFGWNVLEGSHCYKPAVGCSATGAILPVVEYPHTVGVSVTGGYVHRDAGLPYLNGAYLYGDLLGKVWSFRMVDGSVMDERDWTPGLPGLGTIWSFGHDGDGRVYVVSGGGTIYRLTG